In the genome of Vicia villosa cultivar HV-30 ecotype Madison, WI linkage group LG7, Vvil1.0, whole genome shotgun sequence, one region contains:
- the LOC131618533 gene encoding calcium and calcium/calmodulin-dependent serine/threonine-protein kinase, whose product MGYGTRKLLDEYDVSEILGRGGFSVVRKGTRKSNNDDEKSQSESKSQSQVVAIKTLRRLGTSNNIPRKKEGGEKSTQTMLNFPTMRQVSVSDALLTNEILVMRRIVENVSPHPNVIDLYDVYEDTNGVHLVLELCSGGELFDRIVAQDKYSETEAATVVHQIVAGLEAIHKANIIHRDLKPENCLFLDVGKDSSLKIMDFGLSSVEEFTDPVVGLFGSIDYVSPEALSQGKITTKSDMWSLGVILYILLSGYPPFIAQNNRQKQQMILNGNFSFYEKTWKGISQSAKNLISSLLTVDPDKRPSAQELLSDPWVKGEKAKDDQMDPEIVSRLQRFNARRKLRAAAIASVWSSSIFLRTKRLRSLVGSYDLKEDEIENLRMHFKKICADRDNATLSEFEEVLKAMKMPSLIPFAARIFDLFDNNRDGTVDMREILCGFSSLKNSKGEDALRLCFQMYDTDRSGCISKEEVASMLRALPYDCLPTDITEPGKLDEIFDLMDANNDGKVTFDEFKAAMQRDSSLQDVVLSTLRP is encoded by the exons ATGGGATATGGAACAAGAAAACTCTTAGATGAATATGATGTTTCAGAGATTCTAGGTAGAGGTGGATTTTCTGTTGTTAGAAAAGGTACAAGAAAATCAAACAATGATGATGAAAAATCacaatcagaatcaaaatcacaaTCACAAGTAGTAGCAATCAAAACACTTAGAAGATTAGGCACTTCAAATAATATACCAAGGAAAAAAGAAGGTGGTGAGAAAAGCACACAAACCATGTTGAACTTCCCTACAATGAGACAAGTTTCTGTCTCAGATGCATTACTAACAAATGAGATACTTGTAATGAGAAGAATAGTCGAAAACGTTTCGCCGCATCCGAACGTTATCGATCTTTACGATGTTTATGAAGACACAAATGGTGTTCATCTTGTGCTTGAGCTTTGTTCGGGTGGCGAGCTTTTCGATAGGATTGTTGCGCAAGATAAGTATAGTGAGACTGAGGCTGCAACTGTGGTTCATCAGATTGTGGCAGGGTTAGAAGCTATTCATAAGGCTAACATTATTCATAGGGATTTGAAGCCTGAGAATTGTCTTTTTTTAGATGTTGGGAAAGATTCTAGTCTTAAGATTATGGATTTTGGGTTGAGTTCTGTGGAAGAGTTTACTGATCCTGTTGTTGGTTTGTTTGGATCTATTGATTATGTTtcacctgaggctctttctcaaGGAAAGATTACTACTAAGAGTGATATGTGGTCTCTTGGAGTCATTCTATATATCTTACTCTCTGG GTATCCACCTTTCATTGCTCAAAATAATCGCCAAAAACAACAAATGATATTGAAT GGAAATTTTAGTTTTTATGAGAAGACTTGGAAGGGAATTTCACAATCAGCAAAGAACTTGATTTCAAGTCTTCTAACTGTTGATCCTGATAAAAGACCTAGTGCTCAAGAG CTTCTAAGTGATCCATGGGTTAAAGGTGAGAAAGCCAAAGATGATCAAATGGACCCTGAAATTGTCTCAAGGCTACAAAGATTCAATGCAAGACGCAAACTTCGCGCGGCTGCAATTGCTAGTGTTTGGAGCTCCTCAATCTTCCTTAGAACTAAAAGATTGAGATCATTGGTTGGATCATATGATCTCAAAGAAGATGAAATCGAAAATCTCAGAATGCATTTCAAGAAAAT ATGTGCAGATAGAGACAATGCGACTCTTAGTGAGTTTGAGGAGGTGTTAAAAGCAATGAAAATGCCATCATTGATCCCTTTTGCAGCTcgaatatttgatttgtttgacAACAACCGCGATGGAACAGTTGACATGAGAGAGATTCTTTGTGGCTTTTCGAGTCTCAAGAACTCCAAAGGAGAGGATGCTCTCCGTTTGTGCTTCCAG ATGTATGACACAGATAGATCAGGATGCATCAGCAAGGAAGAAGTAGCATCTATGCTAAGA GCATTGCCATATGACTGTCTTCCAACTGATATCACTGAGCCTGGAAAACTGGATGAGATTTTTGACTTAATGGATGCTAATAATGATGGAAAAGTTACATTTGATGAATTCAAAGCTGCTATGCAAAGAGATAGCTCTCTTCAAGATGTAGTTCTCTCTACTCTTCGcccataa